From Streptomyces sp. NBC_00690, a single genomic window includes:
- the dapF gene encoding diaminopimelate epimerase — MDGVSTTQPAPIAFLKGHGTENDFVIVPDPDNALDIPAALVASLCDRRAGIGGDGLLHVVRSAAHPEARSMAGEAEWFMDYRNADGSIAEMCGNGVRVFARYLQRAGHAAVGDLAVATRAGVKKVHIAKGTDATNGEITVRMGRAVLPEETVTVTVGERAWPTRHVNMGNPHAIAFVEDLDHAGDLHSEPSHVPAAVYPDGVNIEFVVDRGERHVAMRVHERGSGETRSCGTGACAVAVAAARRDGLDPAITRTPVAYVVDLPGGRLVITEHPDGEIDMTGPAVIVAEGHIEPLLLAHSETSAG, encoded by the coding sequence ATGGACGGCGTGAGCACCACACAGCCCGCACCGATCGCCTTTCTCAAGGGGCACGGCACCGAGAACGACTTTGTGATCGTTCCGGACCCGGACAACGCCCTCGACATCCCTGCTGCCCTGGTGGCCAGCCTCTGCGACCGCAGGGCCGGCATCGGCGGCGACGGACTGCTTCACGTCGTCCGGTCCGCCGCCCATCCCGAGGCGCGCTCCATGGCCGGTGAGGCCGAGTGGTTCATGGACTACCGCAACGCCGACGGTTCCATCGCCGAGATGTGCGGCAACGGTGTACGGGTCTTCGCCCGCTACCTCCAGCGCGCCGGCCATGCCGCCGTCGGCGATCTCGCCGTCGCCACCCGGGCCGGGGTGAAGAAGGTCCACATCGCCAAGGGGACCGATGCGACGAACGGTGAGATCACCGTGCGCATGGGCCGTGCCGTACTGCCCGAGGAGACGGTCACCGTCACCGTCGGGGAGCGGGCCTGGCCCACTCGTCACGTCAACATGGGCAACCCCCACGCCATCGCCTTCGTCGAGGACCTCGACCATGCGGGGGACTTGCACTCTGAGCCCTCCCATGTGCCCGCGGCCGTCTACCCGGACGGGGTGAACATCGAGTTCGTCGTCGATCGGGGCGAGCGCCATGTCGCCATGCGGGTCCACGAACGAGGCTCGGGCGAGACCCGGTCCTGCGGGACGGGCGCCTGCGCGGTGGCGGTGGCCGCCGCCCGCCGCGACGGACTCGATCCGGCGATCACCCGTACCCCCGTCGCGTACGTCGTGGATCTGCCCGGCGGACGATTGGTGATCACGGAGCACCCGGACGGGGAGATCGATATGACCGGTCCGGCCGTGATCGTCGCTGAGGGTCACATCGAACCCCTCCTACTCGCACACTCCGAAACCAGCGCAGGATAG